In one Cyprinus carpio isolate SPL01 chromosome B2, ASM1834038v1, whole genome shotgun sequence genomic region, the following are encoded:
- the creb3l3b gene encoding cyclic AMP-responsive element-binding protein 3-like protein 3-A isoform X3 has translation MALLSDKAYSGIELLDLLLEPQKVPHMESNGDHGNPVWSITDQSILCHGEGVVDNFLDSLLQASDGVSQPCSPLWVPSPSDSGISDDTPSDHLDSPPLPTSPLFDTVFLPQHPHLLPQHLQQRDALVLNTEPDISIDLADWEACLFSEGLTDSQGTSAEPRTQPATVYQLTVKDLLLSNIGEASKPSTQQSQQELILNEDEKKLLAKEGVSLPSQLPLNKYEEKILKKIRRKIRNKQSAQESRKKKKEYTDGLEGRMAACSAQNLELQRKVFQLEKTNTSLMEQLRRLQSLVMNGSCKPAQTGTCILVLVLSFSLILIPSLQPISHRRAADPGDFSTVKGQSLMGGCSIDVNRQFIACI, from the exons ATGGCACTACTCTCAGACAAG GCTTATTCTGGGATTGAACTCCTAGACCTGCTCCTCGAGCCACAGAAGGTCCCTCATATGGAGAGCAATGGTGACCATGGCAACCCCGTGTGGTCAATCACAGATCAAAGC ATTCTGTGTCATGGTGAAGGTGTTGTTGATAACTTCCTGGACTCCCTGTTGCAAGCGTCAGATGGCGTGTCACAGCCCTGCTCCCCTCTCTGGGTCCCCTCACCCTCTGACAGTGGAATCAGTGACGACACCCCCTCTGACCACCTGGACAGCCCGCCGCTGCCCACCAGTCCGCTTTTTGACACTGTCTTCCTCCCTCAGCATCCTCATCTTCTTCCTCAGCATCTTCAGCAGCGAGACGCACTGGTCTTAAACACAGAGCCTGATATCTCTATTGATCTGG cagATTGGGAGGCCTGTCTGTTCTCTGAAGGTCTGACAGACTCTCAGGGCACATCAGCAGAGCCGAGAACTCAACCAGCCACCGTTTACCAGCTCACCGTAAAAGACCTGCTGCTCTCCAACATCGGAGAAGCT TCGAAACCCTCCACCCAGCAATCCCAGCAAGAACTGATTCTCAATGAAGATGAGAAGAAACTTTTAGCCAAGGAAGGTGTCAGTCTCCCCAGCCAGCTGCCACTTAACAAG TACGAAGAAAAGATTTTGAAGAAGATTCGGAGGAAAATCCGCAACAAGCAGTCAGCACAGGAGAGCCGCAAGAAAAAGAAGGAATATACAGATGGACTGGAGGGCAG GATGGCTGCCTGCAGTGCTCAGAATCTGGAATTACAGAGGAAAGTCTTCCAGCTGGAGAAAACCAACAC GTCTCTGATGGAGCAGTTACGCCGGCTGCAGTCTCTGGTGATGAACGGCTCCTGTAAACCGGCTCAGACGGGAACCTGCATCCTG GTACTggtcctctctttctctctcattctcatcCCGAGCCTCCAGCCCATCTCACACAGGAGGGCCGCTGACCCCGGAGACTTCAGCACTGTGAAAG GTCAAAGTCTTATGGGAGGCTGCAGCATTGATGTGAACAGACAATTTATAGCTTGCATTTGA
- the creb3l3b gene encoding cyclic AMP-responsive element-binding protein 3-like protein 3-A isoform X2 — protein MALLSDKAYSGIELLDLLLEPQKVPHMESNGDHGNPVWSITDQSILCHGEGVVDNFLDSLLQASDGVSQPCSPLWVPSPSDSGISDDTPSDHLDSPPLPTSPLFDTVFLPQHPHLLPQHLQQRDALVLNTEPDISIDLDWEACLFSEGLTDSQGTSAEPRTQPATVYQLTVKDLLLSNIGEASKPSTQQSQQELILNEDEKKLLAKEGVSLPSQLPLNKYEEKILKKIRRKIRNKQSAQESRKKKKEYTDGLEGRMAACSAQNLELQRKVFQLEKTNTSLMEQLRRLQSLVMNGSCKPAQTGTCILVLVLSFSLILIPSLQPISHRRAADPGDFSTVKVQSRSLRSVMEVYSIQPGYSVNRDVDVSSSPHSKLRLRPEYADMDPLHHNHSYRDGEHHHRDPITGHAATLRWITHHEKDRK, from the exons ATGGCACTACTCTCAGACAAG GCTTATTCTGGGATTGAACTCCTAGACCTGCTCCTCGAGCCACAGAAGGTCCCTCATATGGAGAGCAATGGTGACCATGGCAACCCCGTGTGGTCAATCACAGATCAAAGC ATTCTGTGTCATGGTGAAGGTGTTGTTGATAACTTCCTGGACTCCCTGTTGCAAGCGTCAGATGGCGTGTCACAGCCCTGCTCCCCTCTCTGGGTCCCCTCACCCTCTGACAGTGGAATCAGTGACGACACCCCCTCTGACCACCTGGACAGCCCGCCGCTGCCCACCAGTCCGCTTTTTGACACTGTCTTCCTCCCTCAGCATCCTCATCTTCTTCCTCAGCATCTTCAGCAGCGAGACGCACTGGTCTTAAACACAGAGCCTGATATCTCTATTGATCTGG ATTGGGAGGCCTGTCTGTTCTCTGAAGGTCTGACAGACTCTCAGGGCACATCAGCAGAGCCGAGAACTCAACCAGCCACCGTTTACCAGCTCACCGTAAAAGACCTGCTGCTCTCCAACATCGGAGAAGCT TCGAAACCCTCCACCCAGCAATCCCAGCAAGAACTGATTCTCAATGAAGATGAGAAGAAACTTTTAGCCAAGGAAGGTGTCAGTCTCCCCAGCCAGCTGCCACTTAACAAG TACGAAGAAAAGATTTTGAAGAAGATTCGGAGGAAAATCCGCAACAAGCAGTCAGCACAGGAGAGCCGCAAGAAAAAGAAGGAATATACAGATGGACTGGAGGGCAG GATGGCTGCCTGCAGTGCTCAGAATCTGGAATTACAGAGGAAAGTCTTCCAGCTGGAGAAAACCAACAC GTCTCTGATGGAGCAGTTACGCCGGCTGCAGTCTCTGGTGATGAACGGCTCCTGTAAACCGGCTCAGACGGGAACCTGCATCCTG GTACTggtcctctctttctctctcattctcatcCCGAGCCTCCAGCCCATCTCACACAGGAGGGCCGCTGACCCCGGAGACTTCAGCACTGTGAAAG TTCAGTCCAGGTCACTGCGCTCGGTGATGGAGGTGTACAGCATCCAGCCTGGCTACTCAGTCAACAGGGATGTGGACGTGTCGTCTTCCCCTCACAGCAAGCTTCGGCTCAGGCCCGAGTACGCCGACATGGACCCTCTACATCACAACCACAGCTACAGAGATGGCGAGCATCATCACAGAGATCCCATCACGGGCCACGCCGCCACACTGAGGTGGATAACGCATCATGAGAaagacaggaagtga
- the creb3l3b gene encoding cyclic AMP-responsive element-binding protein 3-like protein 3-A isoform X1, with the protein MALLSDKAYSGIELLDLLLEPQKVPHMESNGDHGNPVWSITDQSILCHGEGVVDNFLDSLLQASDGVSQPCSPLWVPSPSDSGISDDTPSDHLDSPPLPTSPLFDTVFLPQHPHLLPQHLQQRDALVLNTEPDISIDLADWEACLFSEGLTDSQGTSAEPRTQPATVYQLTVKDLLLSNIGEASKPSTQQSQQELILNEDEKKLLAKEGVSLPSQLPLNKYEEKILKKIRRKIRNKQSAQESRKKKKEYTDGLEGRMAACSAQNLELQRKVFQLEKTNTSLMEQLRRLQSLVMNGSCKPAQTGTCILVLVLSFSLILIPSLQPISHRRAADPGDFSTVKVQSRSLRSVMEVYSIQPGYSVNRDVDVSSSPHSKLRLRPEYADMDPLHHNHSYRDGEHHHRDPITGHAATLRWITHHEKDRK; encoded by the exons ATGGCACTACTCTCAGACAAG GCTTATTCTGGGATTGAACTCCTAGACCTGCTCCTCGAGCCACAGAAGGTCCCTCATATGGAGAGCAATGGTGACCATGGCAACCCCGTGTGGTCAATCACAGATCAAAGC ATTCTGTGTCATGGTGAAGGTGTTGTTGATAACTTCCTGGACTCCCTGTTGCAAGCGTCAGATGGCGTGTCACAGCCCTGCTCCCCTCTCTGGGTCCCCTCACCCTCTGACAGTGGAATCAGTGACGACACCCCCTCTGACCACCTGGACAGCCCGCCGCTGCCCACCAGTCCGCTTTTTGACACTGTCTTCCTCCCTCAGCATCCTCATCTTCTTCCTCAGCATCTTCAGCAGCGAGACGCACTGGTCTTAAACACAGAGCCTGATATCTCTATTGATCTGG cagATTGGGAGGCCTGTCTGTTCTCTGAAGGTCTGACAGACTCTCAGGGCACATCAGCAGAGCCGAGAACTCAACCAGCCACCGTTTACCAGCTCACCGTAAAAGACCTGCTGCTCTCCAACATCGGAGAAGCT TCGAAACCCTCCACCCAGCAATCCCAGCAAGAACTGATTCTCAATGAAGATGAGAAGAAACTTTTAGCCAAGGAAGGTGTCAGTCTCCCCAGCCAGCTGCCACTTAACAAG TACGAAGAAAAGATTTTGAAGAAGATTCGGAGGAAAATCCGCAACAAGCAGTCAGCACAGGAGAGCCGCAAGAAAAAGAAGGAATATACAGATGGACTGGAGGGCAG GATGGCTGCCTGCAGTGCTCAGAATCTGGAATTACAGAGGAAAGTCTTCCAGCTGGAGAAAACCAACAC GTCTCTGATGGAGCAGTTACGCCGGCTGCAGTCTCTGGTGATGAACGGCTCCTGTAAACCGGCTCAGACGGGAACCTGCATCCTG GTACTggtcctctctttctctctcattctcatcCCGAGCCTCCAGCCCATCTCACACAGGAGGGCCGCTGACCCCGGAGACTTCAGCACTGTGAAAG TTCAGTCCAGGTCACTGCGCTCGGTGATGGAGGTGTACAGCATCCAGCCTGGCTACTCAGTCAACAGGGATGTGGACGTGTCGTCTTCCCCTCACAGCAAGCTTCGGCTCAGGCCCGAGTACGCCGACATGGACCCTCTACATCACAACCACAGCTACAGAGATGGCGAGCATCATCACAGAGATCCCATCACGGGCCACGCCGCCACACTGAGGTGGATAACGCATCATGAGAaagacaggaagtga
- the LOC109085278 gene encoding relaxin-3 receptor 1-like, producing MQGNSSALAPSLAACGPALDEGDALSNRTALHNLSLRCWLQLLSKESAPELYSDSSSVAMRVVIALVYLIVCALGLVGNLLALYLLQSRHRLKQSSINCFVMSLAVTDLQFVLTLPFWAVDTALDFRWPFGKVMCKIISSVTTMNMYASVFFLTAMSVARYCSLSSSLRMQSPKTASAEVKWASLGIWTVSVVATIPHAVYSTTAQVSDDELCLVRFSDSGSWDPQLLLGLYQTQKVLLGFVIPLVIICVCYLLLLRFVLRRRVSGIPGSDSERGRHKRRSKVTRSVTIVVLSFFLCWLPNQALTLWGVLIKFDLVPFSNAFYNAQAYAFPITVCLAHTNSCLNPVLYCLIRQEYRTGLKKLLFRATPSIRNLAKLVYRGKKVAEAPPAVSVVQMEIGM from the coding sequence ATGCAGGGGAACAGCAGCGCGTTGGCACCGAGTTTAGCGGCGTGCGGACCGGCACTGGACGAGGGCGATGCGCTGTCGAACCGGACCGCTCTCCACAACCTGTCTCTCCGCTGCTGGCTGCAGCTGCTCTCCAAAGAGTCCGCACCGGAGCTCTACAGCGACAGCTCGAGCGTGGCCATGCGCGTCGTTATTGCGCTCGTCTACCTGATCGTGTGCGCTCTGGGGCTCGTCGGGAACCTGTTGGCGCTTTACCTGCTCCAGTCACGCCACAGACTCAAGCAGTCGTCCATCAACTGTTTTGTCATGAGTCTAGCCGTGACGGACCTGCAGTTCGTCCTGACTCTTCCGTTCTGGGCCGTGGACACCGCTTTGGACTTCAGATGGCCGTTTGGAAAGGTGATGTGCAAGATCATCAGCTCGGTCACCACTATGAACATGTACGCGAGCGTGTTCTTCTTGACGGCCATGAGCGTTGCGCGCTACTGCTCCTTGTCCTCATCCCTGCGGATGCAAAGTCCCAAAACCGCCTCGGCCGAGGTCAAGTGGGCCAGTTTGGGAATCTGGACCGTGTCCGTGGTGGCCACCATCCCTCACGCGGTTTACTCCACCACGGCGCAGGTGTCCGACGACGAGCTGTGCCTCGTGCGCTTCTCGGATTCCGGTAGCTGGGACCCGCAACTGCTTCTGGGTCTCTATCAAACCCAGAAGGTCCTCCTCGGCTTCGTGATTCCGCTGGTCATCATCTGCGTTTGTTACCTTCTCCTGCTGCGCTTCGTTCTGCGGCGGCGCGTCAGTGGAATTCCTGGCTCGGACAGCGAGAGAGGGCGGCACAAGCGCCGTTCCAAAGTCACCAGATCGGTCACCATCGTGGTTCTGTCGTTCTTTCTGTGCTGGTTGCCCAACCAGGCGCTGACCCTTTGGGGGGTGCTCATCAAATTTGATCTGGTGCCGTTCAGCAACGCGTTTTACAACGCGCAGGCATACGCGTTCCCCATCACCGTGTGCCTAGCGCACACCAACAGTTGCCTGAACCCGGTGCTGTACTGTCTGATCCGCCAGGAGTACCGCACCGGCCTCAAGAAACTGCTGTTTAGAGCCACTCCGTCCATCCGGAACCTGGCCAAGCTGGTGTACCGGGGAAAGAAGGTGGCGGAGGCTCCGCCTGCGGTGTCCGTGGTGCAGATGGAGATCGGGATGTGA